One genomic region from Anthonomus grandis grandis chromosome 1, icAntGran1.3, whole genome shotgun sequence encodes:
- the LOC126735885 gene encoding serrate RNA effector molecule homolog produces the protein MMKTDVKKVFIQVDTAETDPVEQENVKNTRKGLKMLQPKAGNEENLVGRTIKDIKKIGNPVKKAKPLLMHKETQTEKYITSLDDLTGEEASADYWKRLAEKRQESLDESLQEIEKLKCDIEVLQEENKICKEMLEESKTLVEVLQEMIKEGEEDEKEEVEEEPTPKAEHDSDSSV, from the exons atgatgaaaactgacgtaaaaaaagtttttatccaAGTAGACACTGCTGAAACAGACCCAGTAGAGCAG GAAAATGTTAAGAACACCAGGAAAGGATTGAAGATGCTCCAGCCCAAGGCTGGAAATGAAGAGAATTTGGTTGGTAGAACCATCAAGGACATAAAAAAGAT AGGAAATCCAGTTAAAAAAGCCAAACCTTTGCTCATGCACAAAGAAACCCAAACAGAAAAATACATCACCAGTCTCGATGACTTGACAGGAGAAGAAGCTTCTGCTGACTACTGGAAAAGGTTGGCTGAGAAAAGGCAAGAATCTCTTGATGAAAGTCTCCAAGAGattgaaaaactaaaatgtgATATTGAAGTTCTCcaggaagaaaataaaatatgtaaagaaATGCTTGAAGAGTCCAAAACTCTTGTTGAAGTATTACAG gAAATGATTAAAGAGGGCGAAGAAGATGAGAAAGAAGAAGTGGAAGAAGAACCTACTCCAAAGGCTGAACATGACTCAGATAGCTCTGTGTAA